One Megalopta genalis isolate 19385.01 chromosome 5, iyMegGena1_principal, whole genome shotgun sequence DNA window includes the following coding sequences:
- the Ttc7 gene encoding tetratricopeptide repeat domain 7 isoform X1 has translation MTSKKAHALRIESEIDKNREEGNWKKVIELAEHLKVQYPSNECLANFLSGEGRLESFLEQTLPIDANIGKARNGLVETRRYLLLAANEKDKQALVVLDAHLLLGKVHYAMGMYEEALNHYKEAELDTLTEKHLPCRSLRIIAESYAIKGLCLERLPPNSKSKYKITEWQEQIIKCYEIAGDLTLVYLQEQDKFAMQHQNGNSTINSNNTGTYSSQSTYGSTKHIGPILETALQRAPVLYVQTGNIQAAINRYREILSAMESTATQSLRVTLTRQLAEVLIRGISGAEYKAPEEQSETTESPWKPKKYLGPNMFVPRNEYEETILLLLISEAMAVRDAVLSQSPEFKEARIHAFENATAVYDILTVVVMRWSQVELLYESFERALKFSHEEAHVWTQCALCLISMGRYMHAYRVLKVVARLSPQKVMPCLLAARLCYEQLNMIKEGIEWSQKALKRETASSQGMQSRCHLYIGIGHSVLSANTIVKLDKTYHTKTALECFQKAQQCDPNDHLAEYYLAHEYAINRQINDAMIHVKIALNLRAEHIPSLHLLILLLSAYKQYSEALHLINSVLEEYPDNLNFLFVKAHLELRSMGGEQALFTIRHMLLLWKNLYEDQTNVNCNEQHSEKRSETRSVFQLYASEMSDKDSSSLHAQSLAASRVEQALSEVASSLSSFTPKPGPQRAWLLQLQVWLLLTEVYLVLDQPNGAVLSLQEATNIFPLSHHIMYTRGLLHEYKLEYLEAKQCYQNAVSINPSHIKSLQHLGLIYHYLGSQRLAEKTLRDAAKIDPNSHQTWYNLGKVLESLGEVEAASDCMATALEVETTNPILPILSIPVTFE, from the exons ATGACAAGTAAAAAGGCACACGCCCTTCGAATTGAATCAGAAATCGATAAAAACCGTGAAGAGGGAAATTGGAAAAAGGTTATAGAATTAGCAGAACACCTGAAAGTACAATATCCAAGCAATG AATGTTTAGCAAATTTTTTATCTGGCGAAGGGAGACTAGAAAGTTTTTTAGAACAAACTTTGCCTATAGATGCCAATATCGGCAAAGCAAGAAATGGGTTAGTGGAAACTAGACGATATTTGCTGCTTGCAGCAAATGAAAAGGATAAGCAG gCTTTAGTTGTGTTAGATGCACATTTATTATTAGGAAAAGTGCACTATGCAATGGGAATGTATGAAGAGGCCTTGAATCATTATAAGGAAGCTGAACTTGATACGCTCACAGAAAAGCATTTGCCTTGCAGAAGTCTCCGCATTATCGCAGAGTCCTATGCAATTAAAG GTCTTTGTCTGGAAAGGTTACCACCAAATTCTAAGTCAAAGTATAAAATAACAGAATGGCAAGAACAGATCATCAAGTGTTACGAAATTGCTGGGGACCTAACATTGGTATATTTACAAGAACAAGACAAATTTGCAATGCAACATCAAAATGGCAATTCTACTATAAATAGTAACAATACAG GTACATATTCTTCTCAGTCTACATATGGTTCTACAAAACATATTGGACCAATTTTAGAAACTGCACTGCAAAGGGCGCCTGTATTGTATGTTCAAACTGGAAATATTCAAGCTGCAATAAATCGTTACAG GGAAATTTTGTCTGCTATGGAGTCTACGGCTACTCAAAGTCTTCGTGTAACTTTAACAAGGCAATTAGCGGAGGTGTTAATACGTGGAATAAGCGGGGCTGAATATAAAGCACCGGAAGAACAAAGTGAAACAACAG aatcGCCATGGAAGCCAAAGAAATACTTAGGCCCAAATATGTTTGTACCAAGAAATGAATACGAGGAAACAATTTTGTTACTATTAATTAGTGAAGCCATGGCAGTCAGAGATGCCGTACTTAGTCAGTCCCCCGAATTTAAAGAAGCAAGAATACACGCATTTGAGAATGCTACTGCGGTGTACGATATTCTTACAGTTGTTGTTATGAGATGGAGTCAAGTGGAGTTACTATATGAG TCTTTTGAAAGAGCATTGAAGTTTTCTCATGAAGAAGCACATGTGTGGACGCAATGTGCGTTGTGTTTGATTAGTATGGGCAGATATATGCATGCGTATAGAGTCTTGAAAGTGGTAGCAAGGTTATCGCCACAAAAAGTAATGCCTTGCCTTTTAGCAGCAAGATTATGCTACGAACAATTAAACATG atAAAAGAAGGTATTGAATGGAGTCAGAAAGCACTTAAAAGAGAAACTGCAAGTTCGCAAGGTATGCAATCCAGGTGTCATCTTTATATTGGAATTGGTCATAGCGTTCTCTCTGCAAATACTATAGTAAAATTGGATAAGACTTATCATACGAAAACAGCTTTAGAATGTTTTCAAAA GGCACAACAATGCGATCCGAATGATCATTTAGCTGAGTATTATTTGGCTCATGAGTATGCTATTAATAGGCAAATTAACGATGCAATGATTCATGTAAAAATTGCACTGAATCTTCGAGCAGAACACATTCCATCGTTGcatttattgatattattattatcagctTACAAGCAATATTCTGAAGCACTTCATTTAATCAACAGTGTATTAGAGGAATATCCGGACAATTTAAACTTTCTTTTTGTAAAAGCGCATCTTGAATTACGAAGTATGGGAGGTGAACAAGCTTTGTTTACCATAAGGCATATGCTTTTACTTTGGAAAAATCTATACGAGGATCAGACTAATGTTAACTGCAATGAACAACATAGTGAAAAACGTAGCGAAACTAGAAGTGTTTTTCAGTTGTACGCTTCTGAAATGTCCGATAAAGATTCCA gtTCACTGCATGCACAGTCATTAGCTGCTTCGAGAGTGGAACAAGCTCTTTCTGAGGTTGCATCTTCACTTAGTTCGTTTACTCCAAAACCTGGACCACAAAGAGCATGGCTGTTGCAATTGCAGGTATGGCTGTTGCTCACCGAGGTGTATTTGGTCTTGGATCAACCGAATGGTGCTGTTCTCTCTTTACAAGAAGCTACTAATATTTTTCCATTGAGCCATCATATTATGTATACG agAGGATTGTTGCACGAATATAAATTGGaatatttggaggcaaaacagTGTTACCAGAATGCAGTTTCGATCAATCCGTCGCATATAAAAAGTCTACAACACTTA GGTTTAATCTACCATTATCTGGGAAGCCAAAGACTGGCAGAAAAAACTCTAAGGGATGCGGCAAAGATCGATccaaattctcatcaaacatg GTACAATTTAGGGAAGGTATTGGAATCTTTAGGGGAAGTAGAAGCGGCAAGTGATTGTATGGCTACAGCCCTTGAAGTAGAAACTACGAATCCGATATTACCAATTTTGTCTATACCTGTAACTTTCGAATGA
- the LOC117227420 gene encoding KICSTOR complex protein kaptin gives MCNLIDAHWFPLTSQGNIYSMTKLCSTNGSNKVLVASLKRKIYSCEYHSMPNLYLRPLVKELLFTYIPSGAEIMSIDAYNKSDTGDGFVIGITIIKVSTDTSVERYLNIYTEGVTDGEGNECSSIEAIAQNCLMVELAYTPYHLYHTILPQQNSHNEVVWLLSGSDYKIHMIREDKLNHGYSESSIEKYFPELHDIQAISLWINIYYYDEYNWRLTVIGCECGLVKVAIVNVLELKVRRSWKLRYDTPISSVYVFPQKNNITKPNFIDSNGEKQSTSDKETKLNVLIVNTCNAVVFMDILNNGMDEDITLNGSETSDCILCSCIADINMDGQNEILLGTYGQEILIFCFINDTWELIVKKLFDAPVHSICYMDITNDGMKELIVLTQRGVHILQHNVADVKDKWKKRYQRILGRNEL, from the exons ATGTGTAATTTAATAGATGCCCATTGGTTTCCTTTAACATCGCAAGGAAACATTTATTCAATGACGAAATTATGTTCCACCAATGGCTCCAACAAAGTATTAGTGGCttctttaaaaagaaaaatatattctTGTGAATATCATTCAATgccaaatttatatttaagacCGTTGGTTAAGGAATTACTATTTACATACATTCCAA GTGGAGCAGAAATCATGTCAATTGATGCTTATAATAAATCCGATACAGGTGATGGGTTTGTGATAGGAATAACAATAATTAAAGTAAGCACGGATACATCTGTAGAGagatatttgaatatatatacaGAAGGTGTTACGGATGGAGAGGGTAACGAATGTAGTTCTATCGAAGCCATAGCACAAAATTGTTTAATGGTAGAATTGGCGTATACGccttatcatttatatcacactATATTGCCGCAACAAAATTCACATAACGag GTTGTTTGGTTATTGTCTGGAAGTGATTACAAGATTCATATGATCAGGGAAGATAAATTAAATCATGGTTACAGCGAATCGTCGATTGAGAAATATTTTCCTGAACTGCATGATATTCAGGCAATTTCATTATGGATTAATATTTACTACTATGATGAATATAACtg gAGACTGACTGTAATTGGTTGTGAATGTGGTTTGGTGAAAGTTGCTATCGTTAATGTTTTAGAACTGAAAGTCCGTCGAAGTTGGAAATTAAGATATGACACTCCCATCTCCAGTGTATATGTATTTCcacaaaaaaataatattacaaaacCCAACTTCATCGATTCGAATG GTGAAAAACAATCTACAAGTGATAAAGAAACGAAACTAAATGTTCTTATTGTAAATACTTGTAATGCAGTTGTCTTTAT GGACATCCTGAATAATGGGATGGACGAGGATATAACGTTAAACGGTAGTGAAACATCTGATTGTATTTTATGTTCTTGTATCGCTGACATCAATATGGATGGTCAGAATGAAATATTGTTGGGAACATACGGTCAAGAAATACTAATATTTTGTTTCATAAATGACACATGGGAATTAATTGTTAAAAAGTTATTTGATGCACCTGTACATTCTATATGTTACATGGATATAACGAACGATGGAATGAAAGAACTTATTGTACTTACACAACGTGGAGTACATATATTACAG CATAATGTTGCGGACGTGAAAGATAAATGGAAAAAACGATATCAGAGAATACTAGGAAGAAATGAATTATAA
- the hzg gene encoding CTD small phosphatase herzog, translating into MDASSIITQVSRDDELGQFNNEKAQLPRENEVASNGPASGKKPRGRGLLRSLLCCLGRGRGSSSKSSKTSSVQWEDHGYSPPPRTGSQRFLLPPVRHQDMHKKCMVIDLDETLVHSSFKPINNADFVVPVEIDGTVHQVYVLKRPYVDEFLQRMGELYECVLFTASLAKYADPVADLLDRWGVFRARLFRESCVFHRGNYVKDLNKLGRDLQQIIIVDNSPASYIFHPDNAVPVASWFDDMTDSELLDLIPFFEKLSNVENIYTVLCNSNHPYNQIPVVQNSPSPGSGSLGAS; encoded by the exons ATGGACGCATCGTCCATTATCACCCAAGTGTCGCGGGATGACGAGCTAGGCCAGTTTAACAATGAGAAAG CCCAGTTACCGCGAGAGAATGAAGTGGCCAGCAACGGTCCAGCCAGTGGCAAAAAGCCAAGAGGGCGTGGACTTCTACGATCTCTACTTTGTTGCCTCGGTAGAGGACGAGGAAGTAGTTCAAAGAGTTCAAAAACAAGTTCTGTACAATGGGAGGACCATGGTTACTCACCGCCACCAAGGACTGGATCTCAACGGTTTCTTCTCCCACCTGTCAGACATCAGGATATGCACAAGAAGTGCATGGTGATTGATTTGGATGAGACGCTAGTACATAGTTCTTTCAAACCAATCAACAATGCAgattttgttgttcctgtagaAATTGATGGGACAGTGCATCAAGTATATGTTTTAAAGAGGCCTTATGTGGATGAATTCTTGCAAAGAATGGGTGAACTGTACGAATGTGTATTGTTCACAGCAAGTTTAGCTAAG TATGCTGATCCGGTAGCAGATCTGCTTGACAGATGGGGAGTGTTCAGAGCAAGACTGTTTAGAGAATCTTGTGTTTTTCACAGAGGAAATTATGTTAAAGATTTAAATAAACTAGGACGGGATTTACAACAAATTATTATTGTTGATAACAGCCCTGCCAGTTACATTTTCCATCCAGATAATGCA GTACCAGTGGCATCATGGTTCGACGATATGACAGATTCAGAACTATTAGATTTAATTCCATTTTTTGAAAAACTTAGTAATGTGGAGAACATTTATACAGTCTTGTGCAATAGCAATCATCCTTATAATCAAATACCTGTTGTACAGAATAGTCCAAGCCCAGGATCAGGTTCGCTTGGTGCTTCCTAG
- the Ttc7 gene encoding tetratricopeptide repeat domain 7 isoform X2 — MTSKKAHALRIESEIDKNREEGNWKKVIELAEHLKVQYPSNECLANFLSGEGRLESFLEQTLPIDANIGKARNGLVETRRYLLLAANEKDKQALVVLDAHLLLGKVHYAMGMYEEALNHYKEAELDTLTEKHLPCRSLRIIAESYAIKGLCLERLPPNSKSKYKITEWQEQIIKCYEIAGDLTLVYLQEQDKFAMQHQNGNSTINSNNTGTYSSQSTYGSTKHIGPILETALQRAPVLYVQTGNIQAAINRYREILSAMESTATQSLRVTLTRQLAEVLIRGISGAEYKAPEEQSETTESPWKPKKYLGPNMFVPRNEYEETILLLLISEAMAVRDAVLSQSPEFKEARIHAFENATAVYDILTVVVMRWSQVELLYESFERALKFSHEEAHVWTQCALCLISMGRYMHAYRVLKVVARLSPQKVMPCLLAARLCYEQLNMIKEGIEWSQKALKRETASSQGMQSRCHLYIGIGHSVLSANTIVKLDKTYHTKTALECFQKAQQCDPNDHLAEYYLAHEYAINRQINDAMIHVKIALNLRAEHIPSLHLLILLLSAYKQYSEALHLINSVLEEYPDNLNFLFVKAHLELRSMGGEQALFTIRHMLLLWKNLYEDQTNVNCNEQHSEKRSETRSVFQLYASEMSDKDSSSLHAQSLAASRVEQALSEVWLLLTEVYLVLDQPNGAVLSLQEATNIFPLSHHIMYTRGLLHEYKLEYLEAKQCYQNAVSINPSHIKSLQHLGLIYHYLGSQRLAEKTLRDAAKIDPNSHQTWYNLGKVLESLGEVEAASDCMATALEVETTNPILPILSIPVTFE, encoded by the exons ATGACAAGTAAAAAGGCACACGCCCTTCGAATTGAATCAGAAATCGATAAAAACCGTGAAGAGGGAAATTGGAAAAAGGTTATAGAATTAGCAGAACACCTGAAAGTACAATATCCAAGCAATG AATGTTTAGCAAATTTTTTATCTGGCGAAGGGAGACTAGAAAGTTTTTTAGAACAAACTTTGCCTATAGATGCCAATATCGGCAAAGCAAGAAATGGGTTAGTGGAAACTAGACGATATTTGCTGCTTGCAGCAAATGAAAAGGATAAGCAG gCTTTAGTTGTGTTAGATGCACATTTATTATTAGGAAAAGTGCACTATGCAATGGGAATGTATGAAGAGGCCTTGAATCATTATAAGGAAGCTGAACTTGATACGCTCACAGAAAAGCATTTGCCTTGCAGAAGTCTCCGCATTATCGCAGAGTCCTATGCAATTAAAG GTCTTTGTCTGGAAAGGTTACCACCAAATTCTAAGTCAAAGTATAAAATAACAGAATGGCAAGAACAGATCATCAAGTGTTACGAAATTGCTGGGGACCTAACATTGGTATATTTACAAGAACAAGACAAATTTGCAATGCAACATCAAAATGGCAATTCTACTATAAATAGTAACAATACAG GTACATATTCTTCTCAGTCTACATATGGTTCTACAAAACATATTGGACCAATTTTAGAAACTGCACTGCAAAGGGCGCCTGTATTGTATGTTCAAACTGGAAATATTCAAGCTGCAATAAATCGTTACAG GGAAATTTTGTCTGCTATGGAGTCTACGGCTACTCAAAGTCTTCGTGTAACTTTAACAAGGCAATTAGCGGAGGTGTTAATACGTGGAATAAGCGGGGCTGAATATAAAGCACCGGAAGAACAAAGTGAAACAACAG aatcGCCATGGAAGCCAAAGAAATACTTAGGCCCAAATATGTTTGTACCAAGAAATGAATACGAGGAAACAATTTTGTTACTATTAATTAGTGAAGCCATGGCAGTCAGAGATGCCGTACTTAGTCAGTCCCCCGAATTTAAAGAAGCAAGAATACACGCATTTGAGAATGCTACTGCGGTGTACGATATTCTTACAGTTGTTGTTATGAGATGGAGTCAAGTGGAGTTACTATATGAG TCTTTTGAAAGAGCATTGAAGTTTTCTCATGAAGAAGCACATGTGTGGACGCAATGTGCGTTGTGTTTGATTAGTATGGGCAGATATATGCATGCGTATAGAGTCTTGAAAGTGGTAGCAAGGTTATCGCCACAAAAAGTAATGCCTTGCCTTTTAGCAGCAAGATTATGCTACGAACAATTAAACATG atAAAAGAAGGTATTGAATGGAGTCAGAAAGCACTTAAAAGAGAAACTGCAAGTTCGCAAGGTATGCAATCCAGGTGTCATCTTTATATTGGAATTGGTCATAGCGTTCTCTCTGCAAATACTATAGTAAAATTGGATAAGACTTATCATACGAAAACAGCTTTAGAATGTTTTCAAAA GGCACAACAATGCGATCCGAATGATCATTTAGCTGAGTATTATTTGGCTCATGAGTATGCTATTAATAGGCAAATTAACGATGCAATGATTCATGTAAAAATTGCACTGAATCTTCGAGCAGAACACATTCCATCGTTGcatttattgatattattattatcagctTACAAGCAATATTCTGAAGCACTTCATTTAATCAACAGTGTATTAGAGGAATATCCGGACAATTTAAACTTTCTTTTTGTAAAAGCGCATCTTGAATTACGAAGTATGGGAGGTGAACAAGCTTTGTTTACCATAAGGCATATGCTTTTACTTTGGAAAAATCTATACGAGGATCAGACTAATGTTAACTGCAATGAACAACATAGTGAAAAACGTAGCGAAACTAGAAGTGTTTTTCAGTTGTACGCTTCTGAAATGTCCGATAAAGATTCCA gtTCACTGCATGCACAGTCATTAGCTGCTTCGAGAGTGGAACAAGCTCTTTCTGAG GTATGGCTGTTGCTCACCGAGGTGTATTTGGTCTTGGATCAACCGAATGGTGCTGTTCTCTCTTTACAAGAAGCTACTAATATTTTTCCATTGAGCCATCATATTATGTATACG agAGGATTGTTGCACGAATATAAATTGGaatatttggaggcaaaacagTGTTACCAGAATGCAGTTTCGATCAATCCGTCGCATATAAAAAGTCTACAACACTTA GGTTTAATCTACCATTATCTGGGAAGCCAAAGACTGGCAGAAAAAACTCTAAGGGATGCGGCAAAGATCGATccaaattctcatcaaacatg GTACAATTTAGGGAAGGTATTGGAATCTTTAGGGGAAGTAGAAGCGGCAAGTGATTGTATGGCTACAGCCCTTGAAGTAGAAACTACGAATCCGATATTACCAATTTTGTCTATACCTGTAACTTTCGAATGA